The Lutibacter sp. A64 genome segment TGCATTATTAAAACCAACAGCAATAACTAATTCACTATATGTTCTTCTATCATATCTTCTAGGTTTGTTGTTTCCTTTTGTTTTTACACCTATAACTGTTCCGCTATTTCCACCAATACTAAAACCAGCAATGGACGTTTCTCCATCATTATCATAATAGCCATCTTCATTACGTTCTAAAAGCGCTATTTTATTATTTATAATTGCTGTTCTGTTTTCAATGTTTAAAGCTCGTTTTTTTGCTGCTTCTTTTTTTAATAAATCAGCTTTTTCTTCAGTAATTTCACCATTTTTAAAGCGAAGCATAATATTTTCAACTTCACTTTTCAAATAGTCACGTTCTTCAGTGGAAATTTTTTCTTTTAATTCTTTTAATGTATTAATTCTAAAACTGCTACTATTTTCTTGAGCTTGTATAAACTGTGTACTAAAAGCTATTAAAATAAGTACTATGTATTTTGTTATATTTTGCATGGTGTGTTTTTTAATTTAGACATTCAACTTACTAATCATTTCGTTGCGCAATCATTGTTTTTAGATTCTCATAATTCAATCTTAAAGTTTCTAAAAACTTAACTCTAGTAGACCTATCTATATCATCTTCAACGTCTTGAAGTAATTTATAAGCATCTACTATTTTGGTATTTTCTTTATATAATTTTTCAAATTCTATTGCTAATTGAGCTTCTTTTAAAAGCTGATCAATATCGCTATCTGTCACTGTTGTATTGAAGGTATGATTTTTACTTTTTAAGTCTTCAATTTCACTTATTAGTGCTTCAATCTTTTCTTCTTCAACAGTAACTACTACAGCAATTTCTTCTATATTTTGAAGTTTTATTTTCTTGGAATCAACAAGAACTTCATTTTGCTGCATACCAGATTTTATTTTTTTATCTTTTAAAGTATCAACTATTAAACTTTCCGAATTTTCTAGACTATTATTATTTTGTAAAGTATCTAATATTTTTACATTATTATCAACCACAACAGTGCCCGAATCTTCTTCAGTCTCAGAAACAGGGATAGTTACAATGGTAGGCGTAGTATTGTTAACATCATCTTTAAAAAAGATTGAAACCATTAATAATACCCCTACAACACAAACTGCAACTGCTAAAAAGTACCAAGCTTTTACGCCTTTTTTTCGTTCTTTAGAGTTTAAAGAGGCATCTAACTTATTCCAAGAGCTTGCCGTTGGTTTTATAGTTCGTTTTTCAAGCTTATTTTTTATGTCTTCTTCAAATTTATAAGGTTCCATCGCTTGTTTTATTTAGTTTAATAATTTGTTTCTGAAGAATTTTCCGTGCTTTAAACAATTGAGATTTTGAAGTTCCTTCAGAAATATTTAACAAAGTTGCAATTTCATGATGTTTATATCCTTCAATAGCATACATTACAAATACAATTCTATAACCATCTGGAAGTGCATCAATTAAATTTTGAATTTCATCAACATCCATATCAGAATACACAGAATTAATAGTTGTTTGGTTAAATTCAACATCATCGGTTACAAATTCAATTTGCTTTTTTTTCCTCAAAAATGAAATGGACTCTCGTATCATAATCCGTCGTATCCAACCTTCAAAACTACCATTATGCTCAAAGCTATTTAAATTGGTAAATACTTTTAAAAATCCATTTAACATGGCCTCTTCAGCAAACTGAATATCTTTAATATAATACCTACAAACACTTAACATTTTTGGCGCATGCAAGTTATATAGCCTTTGTTGTGCTTCTCTGTTATTTTGAAGTGCTTTTTTTATAAGCTTTTCTTCGTTTTTAAATAATTGAATAATTTTCACAATTTACAATGGCTTTTAACTTGTTTAATTTTATAACATATTAAAGTTTCAATTGGGGTTCTATTTATAAAGACGCAATTTATCTGCTAACAGTTGCCTGAAGTATCTATTTTTTTAAAAAAAATGAAATAAACAACTAAACACATCACAACAAACATCTATATATCAATAAAATAGATGAAAAATATCAGCTAAAAGAAAATTTAAAAATAATATCTTAACTAAAATTAAGTACAACGTAATTTTAATATGAATTTAAAACTTAAAAACAAGCTTTTTTAAGTACACACATTTATTTTTATAATCTATAATTGCTTTTCCTTTTTCTAAAATATCTGCACCAATAATTCCTTCTACAGCTTTCGCATTGTGCTCTGTTAATGCAGTATTTACATGGGTTAAGTCCAATAAAACTAGATTAAAATTAGAATATTCCCATTCTTTAAATTTAATTGTATTATTAGATGAAATTTTAGTTTCCATACCTATTGCTCCTGCGCCAGCGGCTAAAGTTTCAGAATCTTCTACATTTAATTTAAACTGTTCAGCCAAAGTAATATCTAAACACGAATTTGAAGCTCCAGTATCTAGAATAAAACGTCCCTTTACACCATTTAATGTTGCTTTTATTTCAAAGTGATTTGTGTTTAATTTTTTGAGTTTAATTATAACAAACCCCTTTCTTAAAAGAATACTTTTTAGTTTCATGTACTACTTATTTAGCCCAAATCTACTATTTTTAAAAAAGATAAAGCCAACTAAAAGTCCAATTATTATAATAAAAAGCCACCAATAGCTATTATTCTGATTTTTGAGGGTTGTAATTTCACCAAAATAACTAAAACTAGCCCAATAATAAGGCGATTTCTTTATAGCAGAAATAGATGTATCTTTTAAATAATTTAATTTAGAATGGTACAATGCTTTGGATTTACTACCGGTTTTTTTGTAATTTTTATAAAAAGAAGCCATTAAATTTTCGGTAGATTTATCGTTTACTTTCCACAAAGAAACAATTAAATTTTTAACACCAGCATACGAAAAACCTCTTGCCAAACTTAAAACACCTTCTCCTTTACTTAAAGTTCCAATTCCTGTTTCACAGGCACTTAAAACAACCAAATTGTAATTTAAGTTATAACCATAAATTTCTGGTAAATACAATGTTTCATTAAAAAATTCAATAGCTGGTGGCGTATATAAATCTCCTGCTGTTGCGTGTGTAGAAAGGTGTAAAATAGAAAAATCATCCTTTAAAAGGTTAAAACTTTTTTTTGAAGCAGCCTCTCCAATTAAAAAATTTCCATCTATTTCATTTTTAATACTTGTAGCCTCTTGTGCTGTATAGCCTAATTCTGCTAAATTTCTATGATTATTTTTAAATACTGGAAAAAAACCTATCAATTTATTCTTTCTTGTATCAATTACTTTAGAATCGCTCCATAATATAGATGCTGAATAGCTATAACTTATAGTTGTTTTATGAATTAAATAGGGCAATTTTTCAAAATTAGTAATTGATGTTTCTTCTGTTAACAAGGCATCAAAAGGTATAAAAGAAAACAACCCATCGGGTATTATAATAGTATTTGTATACAATTCCGCATCAAACAATTTATTGAATAAACTAAATGCTAATGTAGTATATTCTTGAATATTATTTTGAATTGCAGCTCCTCTAACGTCTGAAAACAAAGCTAAAAACCGAGAAATTTCATCTTTAAATTCTGTTGTTTTTTCTATTCTCTTTATTGAAATTGAATTGTTTTTTGAAATTGAAAAACTATAAATGTAATTTGTTCCTTCAAAAAATTCGATTAACAATTCATCATTAACCAATAGTTCTTCTTGTATGGTTTTTACAGAAACAGTTTTAATTAAATCTGATTTTAAATTTGGATATTTTAATTCAATTTCCTGATTTAATAATTGAATTTGTTGAGCAACATTTACACGTTCTTTAGTTAATTCAGCTAATAAATTTACTGCCGCTTTATCTTTTTTTAATTGTTCTAGCGTAATGCTTTTATTTAATTGTGCTTTTTTAAATGCTAATGCGGTTTCTTTAATAAATAAACTATCATTTTTTATGGTTGATTTGGCTGCCAAAAGTGTTTTATTTTCTAGTAAGATTGATGCTTTTGTTAATTCAGCAAATTCAAATGCTTTTTCAGCCCAACTTATTAAGTTTGTTTGCTCAAATAAAATGTAACATAAGTCGATACATTTTTCACTTCGCACTCTATTTTCTTTCTGTTGTACTAATTTTGCATTCTGACTTAAATATGTATTATTAAGTTCTTTTTCAACTAAAAATGATAACTCATAATTATTTAAAGCAGCTTCAAAATCACCAATTATAGTAAAAATATGTGCTCTACCATCTAAGGCTTGTTTTAATGTGTTTTCAGGATAAAAATAAGTACTTTCCGGATTTTCAATTTCATTTTTGGGAGCATAATTTGGCAACAATGTACTCAACGCTTTTTGATATGTTTCTAATGCTGTTTTATGCTCATTTTGAAGTCTGTAAACTTCAGCAATTTGATTGTAAATTTTTGCAACTTCCCTATCATTATTTCCAAAAGCCAACTTTGAAAATTTTAATGCTTTATTCAGCTCAACTAAAGCATTATTAAATTCATTTTTTAGTATAAAGCAACTTCCTAATGTATTAAAATTTCTAGCTAAAATAGATGCATCTTGTTGTACATTTAATTCATTAGAAACCTTCGTGTACTTTTCAGCTTTATTTAAAGCTTCTAACATTAAGTAATTAATAGCTAAATCAGAATTAATTTTAGCTTTTAAATACTTTGAATTGGCATTTTTTAACCCTAAATTTAAATAATTTATGGCTGTTAAATAAACTCCTTTAGTTCTATAAATAATTGCTAAATTTAAATATCCCGAAGCAATTTGATTGTTATTTTTCTCTGCAATAGCTTGCTCTATTGTAATTTTAAGAATGTCTTCTGCATTGTCAAAATCTCCAAGTCTGGTATAATTATTAGCCAAAGGTTTTAAGCAGTATTCAATTATATTGTAGTGTATCGCATTCTTTTTAAAATGCGCATAACCTTTTTCATAATACTTAATAGACTTGTTTATAAATCCTAATTCTTTTAATTGATAAGCATAATTAATATAAAAATAAAGTTGTGCCACAAGTTCATTATTACTTAATGGATTTCTCCACAAATTAGCATCTAAACTTTCAAAAATATTTAAATTTTTTACTGTAGGATTTTCAGCAAATTTATCTAAATGTACATAAATATACTCGGCGTAATTATCTGCTTCTTTTAATGCCTGAACAGTAGTTTTAAAACTTGTGTTTTGCTGTTGTGCTGAAACTAAAAAACCACAAATAATTAATAAAAAAATTAAGCCTTTTTTTAGCATCAGTTATTTAAAGTTTTGAATTATTCTTTTAATGGCTTTATAAAATATTGTTATTTTTTTGATATAAATATCTAAATAGAGAGCATTCGTAAAATACATTTCTACACCGTTCAACAACCAAATTTAGTAGAAAGAACCATTTTAACTAATATATATAGAATCTGTTTTTAAATTTTCCAGATTGCATAAAAATGCAATTGCGAATTTGGTTCATTAAAATTATAAATATATCGCGCTCCTAAACTTGGTCCAATTCGAGAAGCTCCAATAGTAATATCTCCAAAAATACCATATTTAATGTCGGAAAACGCATTATTTTCTGAAGTTGTTATTGTTGATGAGGCTTCTTCAAGAAACTTCCCTTTTTCATCATTATAATACGTATAATACTCAGTAGCTGTAGTCGTTTCTACTTCATTAGAAACATCTAAAGAAATTTGAGGTCCAACTCCAAGCCCAATAACTCCATTTAAATTATATCTAAATGAAACAGGCACAATATCTAAGTTAATTTTTTCGGTTGTTATGCTATTATTTTCTTCTTTTAAAGCAATATCTACAGTTGCTCCAGGTATTTCGTCTAAGCCTACAATATCTGACATACTATTAAAATCCGTAAATTTATGTGTGCCCATCATAATTTCGGCTTGTAAATATTTTTTATACGATTTATAAGGTGAAATTGTAGCACCCACAAAATAACTTTTAGAATCTGTTAAATCTGGAAAACTATTATATCCGGCTTTTACACCAATTGAAATTCCTGGTTTAAATCTAGATGTTGAAACATTTGTAATTATAGGTTCATTTTTATCGAATATAATTGCTGTTTGACTTTTAGATTTTACTTTGTGAAAATCTTTTCCAAATTTTAATGCGTATTTTACAAATCCTTTGGTAGAATCTTTGTCGTGTACTCCTTTTTGCGCTGTTCCTGGTAAGTAAATATTTTTAAACTGAAACGATATTTGATCTTTACTTATTATAGTATCTAAACAACTGTATTGAACTTGCTCTTCTGGACAAATAGGGCATTTTGGATACATATCTATAACCTCTAAAGTTGATTTATCTAACATTTCTGGAATATCAACATTTAATTTTATAAGTTTTGCAGGCCCTTCTCCATCATTTTGAAATCGTACTTTATATTTTAATTTTTTATAACGCACCAATCTGTAATTTAATCGCGTATCATAAACTGCCATTTTATTTGGATCGTGAGATGTTACAAGTTCCATTTCTTTAGTTAAAACCTTATGTTCATCATTTCCTCTTTCTGGCACATAAATACTTCTAATGGATATTATTGCACTGGTATCTTTTAACATTTCTGGAGTGGTTTTAAATGTAAAAAACATATTGCGTTCTTCATTAGGTTGCATTTCATTAAAGTTATACACTTTCACATCTTGATAAGTTATTTTAGCTTCTTCTAAGCTAAGCGGTAAATTTTGTTGTATAGAATCTGTCACCAATAGTTTTTCATCTAAAAAAGTGCTAATTCCTGTAGTTTGAATCAATTCTTCTTTTGAAATATAACGTTTACTATCTACAATCATTTCATCTAAAACTTCTTGCTCATTATTATGCAAACGCACATCTACTAATTCAAAATTTTTATCTTTATATTTCGTTTCATTAAAAAACAAATATACTTTTCCGTTTGTAGCATATTCTTTAGTATTTCCATAACTTACAATAAACTGCATTTCTTGTTCTGGCATTGGTTCTCTGTTAGTTTGTAATCTAAAGCCATTATGAGCAGCAATAAGGTTGTATTTTATGTTAGAGACATTCTTTTTATTAATACTAGTTACACTAACTTCTTTTGGTCTTGTTGTAGGTGGTTTTCCATCATCATAATTATTAGTAACCGAAAGTTGAGCTGTATAATTCCCGGTTTCTTTATAAACATGTTCAGGGTCTTTATTAAAACTATAATTTCCGTCTCCAAATTCCCAGTAATAGGTATAAAAAGCTTTGGGCGCCCCTGCAATTTGATTTAACTCTGGAGTTTCGGGGCTAAAAGACACCTTATTTTCTTCTACAGTATGTACTATTGCAGCTGTTCTAGTGATAGTATCTTTAACAATAGATTGTGAATTTGCATAATTACAACTCAATACAAAAAAAACAATTTTTAAATAAGTTTTCATACGTCTTTATTATTTTTTTTAACGGTCGCATACTGTTCACATTTTATCATTTTTATAGCTGATAAATTATATAACATGCTCGGTTTGTTAGTATTCCATTTTAACAAATATAGAAAAACATTCTAAATGAAGCTTAAAACTAAATTAAATGAATAAAAAAAGCCACCTTAAAAAAGGTGGCTTTATAGTATTCTATAAAAATCATTTATCTATTCAACTTTAAAAGCGATAGGTAAACTATATTTTACACCAACTGGTCTTCCTCTTTGTTTACCAGGAGTCATTTTTGGTAATAAGTTTACAACTCTAATTGCTTCTTCTTGTAATCTTTTATGTGGTGCACGTGCCATTACATCTGTAATTTCACCATTTTTATCAATTTTAAACATCACAAAAATACGCTTAACACCTGGAGCTAATCCTAAATCTGATGCTAAATCTGCATTAAATTTTCTATTAACGTGTTTAGTAATTTTATCTTGTAAACAATTTCTTAATTCAGTTTTATTTCCTTTACATCCAGGATATACAGGTACATCTTCAATAATTGCAAAAGGTACATCTTCCATCACCTCTTCCTCTTCTTCTACCTCTATAATTTCCTCAACTTCAACAGCTTCTGTTTCGTCTGTTTCAGTAGATTCAATTACAGTTTCCTCAATTTCTTCTTCATCTTCAACAACTTCAATTTTGTCTGGTGTTGGTGGTGGTGGAGTTTTTGGCTCTGGCGGCTTAACCTGTTCAATTTCTATTGTTTGTTCTTCATCTTCCATATTTAAGACCACTGGTCCTAAATTTTCGATAACTCTATCATAGGTTTTCTTCTCAATGGCTAAATAAACCACCAACAATGCTAAAACTAGCCCTAATTGCATAAATAACTTGCTGTAGTTCTCTAGATTTGCTTTTGGATTTTTTTTAATCTGCATCTGTAAAATATTTATAGTTCGCTAATTTAATAATTTTATAACAACTTTTACAATAATATTTTTCTATTTCAAAAGTTTTTTTTGTTGAAATACTTTAAAAACTGTAAATCCAATTGCAATTCCTAACAAATTAGCTAGTATATCTTTAATTTCGAATTGTCTATTAGCTGTAACAGTTTTTTGTAACACTTCAATAATTATGCCATAGAAAAATATCAAGAAAATTATGTAAGTATTGATATTCAAATATTTATAATTTTTATTTAAAGCAATTAACCAACAGAGTGTTAATAAAAAATAAGCACTACTGTGTATTAATTTATCTGAAACTTTAATATTAGAAGGTACAGTGTCTCCAATTGTTATAAGACTACCCCAACCAATAATTATTGTTAAAGAAATTGCAAAAAATAAAACTATTTTATGCACCAATCAATGCTTTATAATCTTCTGCAGATAATAATTCATCAATTTGAGAAGGATCGGCAATTGTACTTTTAATCATCCATCCATCTCCATAAGGATCTGTATTAACTTTTTCTGGCTCGTCTTCTAAAGCTTCATTAAATTCAGTTACTTCACCAGTTAAAGGCATCATAAGGTCCGAAACTGTTTTTACAGCTTCAACAGATCCAAAAACTTCATCTTTTTCAATTGTTTCGTCTAATGTATCTACATCTACATAAACAATATCTCCCAATTCGCTTTGTGCGAAGTGTGTGATTCCAATAATTGCTGTATCACCTTCTACCCTAACCCACTCATGGTCTTTTGTGTATTTTAATTCTGCAGGAATACTCATTTTAATTTAATTTTATAGTTGATAATTTATTAATTTCCTAAAACATATCTAATACTTAACCCTGAGCTTACTGATTGCCTTGGGAACGTAGTAGAAATTGCATATTTTGATGAGCTTTGATCGAAATAAAACGATGCTGTTAAATTAGCATTTATTGCATAATCTGCAAAAAACTTAAATGACAATAAGCGTTGACCTCCTGTTACTTGATCATTGTCTTCATCTATGGCTCTTATTATTGTTTTATTATCTCTTAGAGATAAATCTGCTCTTAAGTCTAAATCACCCTTTAATCTGGTTAATTTACCTCCAAATCTAAATTTCATTGCTAAATCTTTAATTCTATAGCCCATTCCAATTACATATTCTAATCCTTTTGTTTGTGTAATTGTATTGTTACTGAAATTTAAATTAAGTCTTCTATCCTTATCAATTCTTCCTGAAAAAGAAACTGAATTTTTCATTTTCATATCTACTTTTAACAACGGACTAAATTCCTCAATTAAATCTACATTTGTAAATAAGGTTTTATTATAATAATTACCTACAATATCTGTTTCTGCATAAGGATCTTGTGCATTGTATTCTAAATTATTAGTAAAACTTAATATTGAATATTGTGAATTATAACTATGTGATAAAGAAAAACTTCTAAATTTATCTTTAAACCAAGCCATTTTCATTAAACCTTTGTAGTTAATATCCCAACTAGGAATTGGCACATCTCTAAAAGCAGACAATTTAATTTTACTTGCATCTTGACCAGAATAAGCTGCTAAAAAGGCTGGTAAAGAAACTTGCTGACTTGTAACACCAAAGCCATCAATTGGTTGCCCAGATGCTTGTGCTAATCGTTGTGCTATAATTTCTCTGTTTGCCTTAAATTCTTCAAAATTTTCATCACTATTTGAAAATGCTGTTTTTATCATATTATGACTAATCATAAAATTACCAGCTTGTGAAATTGGAGAATCTGTTAGAACATTGTCTATAACATCTAATTGTTGAGAGGTGTTTTTTGTATAGATTTTATTCCCTCTTAATTCTATATCAAAATTAGAGAATGGTTCTACGGTAATAGTGTAATCTAGCTTATTCATATGGGTTACACTGTAGGTTTTATTGTAATACGGATCGGATTCACTTCTAGATAATAACCAGCCATTCTCTAAAGCTCGTTCTCTGATATCTATTTGACTTCCAAAAACAAAACCAAGTGAAGGCGCAACACCTCCATTGTAATTATCTTGTCCTAAAAATCCTACTTCAGGAATATAACCTGGTAAATAGGTTCCGTTATTTTCTGAATAATTTAAACGTGCCTTTTTAAAAGCTGTTAATAAATTATAAACACCTTCTTTTAAAGTTGGTCTTGATTGTTTTGTTCTTTGACTTGCTCTATTTGTAGGATTATTTAATCTACTTTCTGAGCTATTGGAAGCAACTGATTGCTTTTTATTAAATAATTTTGTTAAACCAACATTTTTATAAAATTTACCAAAATCTACGTCTAAGCCTAAACTATGGCTATTTGTATTTTGAATAACATTTCCTACTTGTTCTACATAAGATTGAGAAGAAGCTTGCCAATCAAAATCTGCGGCATAAGTATAATCTGCATTTATAAAATCTAACAGAGGTAATTTATTAATTGGTATTTTGTAAGTACCGCTTAATGTTTGATGGTAATGATCTGGTCTTCCTAAAGAAAAGAAATTATCAAAAATTTGAATGTCATCAGCGGCATCAAAATCATCATACAAATAATTATTTGCTGCTCTAAAATTAAATTGTAGAGATTTGGTTAAATTGTATCCAATTGTATAATCCCAATCGAACATAAAATGACGCTGTTTTAATGTTGGCAATTGCGGTAAACCTTCTACTAAACTTCTTGAAAGTTGCTCGTTATATGTTCTGAAAATATTTGAATTCACAGAAACAGTTGTAGGTACTAAATTTATATTAAGATCCTTTAAAAACTTAAAATACTTACTATTTAGAGATTGCCAATTTTTAAAAGGCTCTATACTTTTTGGTTCAAAACTATAATTATAATTTACTGAAGCTCTAACATTTTGATCTACATATTTTTCAACATTATAATCTCTATGGAATGTCTCATTATAAGCGTACGATACAGAAAGGTTTTCTACATTATAAAAACGCTGTTTTCTTTCTGCATTAGGATTGTGCTCTTTTCTAACATTAATTAAGCTAATACTTCTTCTCTTGGTATAATCTTGATTGCTTTCTCTATTTGGACTGTTTTCTATATTCGTATCTTCATATAAAACATCTTGATATTGTGAATCGTATTTTGGATCTTTTATTTCTTCAGAAACACTATAACTTAGCGGTAATGAAACTCCCCAATCTTTTGGAAGTAATTTACCTACATTTACATTGGTAACAAGATCATACAATTTTGTATCTTCTTGGCTACGCTCATTTACACTTTGCTCTATACCTCCAAAACCTTGAGTTTCCATACGTCCTGTAACTGCAACATCTGCAAGGTCGGCAATATTTGCATCTGCGCTAACTACAGCAGCCCATCCACCTTCATTATCAAAATCGGCAACACGTAATTCATTAAACCAAACCTCAGCACTTTGATTTGCGTTAGATACGTTTTTAACACCTAACATAATTGTTTTTATATTCGATAGGTTTGGATTTCCTTTTACTCTAATTTCGTACCCATCTATTCCTTCAATTGGTGGTACAGTACCTTCTGCTGGATAGACTTCGTTTGGCGCTAGACCTTCATCAAATCTTAATAGTTTTAAGTTTGTTAGGTATTCTAACATTGCCTCTATATTGTTTTCTTCAGGCCAAATATCTAACTCATCGGTAGCGCTATAATCAGATATTGTTAATAATTTTTCAATTTGATAGTAGTTATCATCCAAATCACTACCCAACCTAATTATTGCTTTTAATTCATCATTTTGTACTTGTGCTCTAGTTTGAACACCTTCAGCATGTAAAAACAACTTCAATTGTTTGTACATTCTTAAATCTACACTTACATTTTTATAAATTGCTCGTGTATCATTAGGTTCTAAATCTGTTACTTTTAAAGTTAAAGATTGCTCGTTTTGTTGTTGTAAAGTTGTACTACCTCTTAAAATTTCGCGTTCAATACCTGGAGGTAAAACATAAGGTATTGGATTTCTATCTTCATTCTCTTGAATATTAACAACTCCAACTTCAAAGTTTTGTAATTCGGTATCTGTTAAATCTTGTGGTACTGTAATAGCTTCATCTAATGTTTTTGTGTAACGTCTCCAATCTCCTCTAACCAATTGAATTTCTCCAAAACGCAACACTATTGGCATTTTAAACTTGGTTAAAAACATTCTCATAAATCGAATAGAGTTAAAGCCAGTAATATCATTTATAACTTCATCTGGTGTACTAACTTGAATTCTAAATTGCAACCATCTAAATTGTTTTTGACTTCCATCCTCTAAAGTAACAGTTACCACTTTTTCATCAACAATATTATTTTGACCAACAACTAAGTCGCTTTTATTTAATGAAACTTTGTATTGATAGTAACTCTCAACAGTATTCATTGTTTGATCTTTATTAATATCTTCTGTATCTGGATAGGTTGTAGCTGAAGTAGGGTAACTTTCAGTTGATAAATTATTAGTTGGTGAATTTCCTTCTGTATTATTATATTTTTTATAACGCGTTAAAATTGATGCATTAGAATTATCATATTCTGTACTTCTAAAATAGCTATAGTTATCGTTCGATGGATCTGGCCCAAATGCAGTTCCAAATTTTGCTACTTCTTGGTCATCATTTAATCCGTCAAAACCTATATCTTGATTTAAACGTTCGTTATCATCATCGCTAAAAGCATACAATAAAGATTGATTTGTAGGAATTTTACCCCACATAGTTTCCTCTGTATTATTTGTACTTAAAGGATCTTCTGGCAACCCATTTTCGTACATTTTTCTACCATCTTTTAAAATATCTTCAGAAACATTCCCTAAGTTAAAATACAATTCTCCAACTTGGTTTTCTGGGTTACTTGGGTTAACACCTACAGGCAGTCCTTCTTCATTAGTGATAGAATAATGATCGTAAGGATCCATTAACCAAAACTGAATATATTCAACATTAGATTGTTCAAAATTTGTTGTAGTAAGCGCTCTAGTTATACCACCCCAACGTTCTTCTGGATTTGTAAATTTACCATCTGCACCAACATTACTTGTATCGTAATTATAACTTCCTCTTTCATTTGGAAAATAAGCTAAATCTAAGGTTCTAACAATGGTAGATTGTGTTAAATCTAAATCTTGTTC includes the following:
- a CDS encoding energy transducer TonB; this encodes MQIKKNPKANLENYSKLFMQLGLVLALLVVYLAIEKKTYDRVIENLGPVVLNMEDEEQTIEIEQVKPPEPKTPPPPTPDKIEVVEDEEEIEETVIESTETDETEAVEVEEIIEVEEEEEVMEDVPFAIIEDVPVYPGCKGNKTELRNCLQDKITKHVNRKFNADLASDLGLAPGVKRIFVMFKIDKNGEITDVMARAPHKRLQEEAIRVVNLLPKMTPGKQRGRPVGVKYSLPIAFKVE
- a CDS encoding retropepsin-like aspartic protease, whose product is MKLKSILLRKGFVIIKLKKLNTNHFEIKATLNGVKGRFILDTGASNSCLDITLAEQFKLNVEDSETLAAGAGAIGMETKISSNNTIKFKEWEYSNFNLVLLDLTHVNTALTEHNAKAVEGIIGADILEKGKAIIDYKNKCVYLKKLVFKF
- a CDS encoding PKD domain-containing protein, yielding MKTYLKIVFFVLSCNYANSQSIVKDTITRTAAIVHTVEENKVSFSPETPELNQIAGAPKAFYTYYWEFGDGNYSFNKDPEHVYKETGNYTAQLSVTNNYDDGKPPTTRPKEVSVTSINKKNVSNIKYNLIAAHNGFRLQTNREPMPEQEMQFIVSYGNTKEYATNGKVYLFFNETKYKDKNFELVDVRLHNNEQEVLDEMIVDSKRYISKEELIQTTGISTFLDEKLLVTDSIQQNLPLSLEEAKITYQDVKVYNFNEMQPNEERNMFFTFKTTPEMLKDTSAIISIRSIYVPERGNDEHKVLTKEMELVTSHDPNKMAVYDTRLNYRLVRYKKLKYKVRFQNDGEGPAKLIKLNVDIPEMLDKSTLEVIDMYPKCPICPEEQVQYSCLDTIISKDQISFQFKNIYLPGTAQKGVHDKDSTKGFVKYALKFGKDFHKVKSKSQTAIIFDKNEPIITNVSTSRFKPGISIGVKAGYNSFPDLTDSKSYFVGATISPYKSYKKYLQAEIMMGTHKFTDFNSMSDIVGLDEIPGATVDIALKEENNSITTEKINLDIVPVSFRYNLNGVIGLGVGPQISLDVSNEVETTTATEYYTYYNDEKGKFLEEASSTITTSENNAFSDIKYGIFGDITIGASRIGPSLGARYIYNFNEPNSQLHFYAIWKI
- a CDS encoding RNA polymerase sigma factor; the encoded protein is MKIIQLFKNEEKLIKKALQNNREAQQRLYNLHAPKMLSVCRYYIKDIQFAEEAMLNGFLKVFTNLNSFEHNGSFEGWIRRIMIRESISFLRKKKQIEFVTDDVEFNQTTINSVYSDMDVDEIQNLIDALPDGYRIVFVMYAIEGYKHHEIATLLNISEGTSKSQLFKARKILQKQIIKLNKTSDGTL
- a CDS encoding VanZ family protein; protein product: MHKIVLFFAISLTIIIGWGSLITIGDTVPSNIKVSDKLIHSSAYFLLTLCWLIALNKNYKYLNINTYIIFLIFFYGIIIEVLQKTVTANRQFEIKDILANLLGIAIGFTVFKVFQQKKLLK
- a CDS encoding CHAT domain-containing protein; this encodes MLKKGLIFLLIICGFLVSAQQQNTSFKTTVQALKEADNYAEYIYVHLDKFAENPTVKNLNIFESLDANLWRNPLSNNELVAQLYFYINYAYQLKELGFINKSIKYYEKGYAHFKKNAIHYNIIEYCLKPLANNYTRLGDFDNAEDILKITIEQAIAEKNNNQIASGYLNLAIIYRTKGVYLTAINYLNLGLKNANSKYLKAKINSDLAINYLMLEALNKAEKYTKVSNELNVQQDASILARNFNTLGSCFILKNEFNNALVELNKALKFSKLAFGNNDREVAKIYNQIAEVYRLQNEHKTALETYQKALSTLLPNYAPKNEIENPESTYFYPENTLKQALDGRAHIFTIIGDFEAALNNYELSFLVEKELNNTYLSQNAKLVQQKENRVRSEKCIDLCYILFEQTNLISWAEKAFEFAELTKASILLENKTLLAAKSTIKNDSLFIKETALAFKKAQLNKSITLEQLKKDKAAVNLLAELTKERVNVAQQIQLLNQEIELKYPNLKSDLIKTVSVKTIQEELLVNDELLIEFFEGTNYIYSFSISKNNSISIKRIEKTTEFKDEISRFLALFSDVRGAAIQNNIQEYTTLAFSLFNKLFDAELYTNTIIIPDGLFSFIPFDALLTEETSITNFEKLPYLIHKTTISYSYSASILWSDSKVIDTRKNKLIGFFPVFKNNHRNLAELGYTAQEATSIKNEIDGNFLIGEAASKKSFNLLKDDFSILHLSTHATAGDLYTPPAIEFFNETLYLPEIYGYNLNYNLVVLSACETGIGTLSKGEGVLSLARGFSYAGVKNLIVSLWKVNDKSTENLMASFYKNYKKTGSKSKALYHSKLNYLKDTSISAIKKSPYYWASFSYFGEITTLKNQNNSYWWLFIIIIGLLVGFIFFKNSRFGLNK